A region of Pleionea litopenaei DNA encodes the following proteins:
- a CDS encoding DUF6702 family protein, translating to MNKLKIVLSMYLAMLIAPVLGHQQKESYTRVVMNERTQSLEVMHRFYLHDAEHALATILDRKIDLSTEPQSQQQFSDYVAKRFSLKDGSGRAITLQYVGFEVEGKYLWIYQEASVPENLSAFSVRAKSLQEVWPKQVNHINFEIDENVHSVRMSAQDEWQTVYLKPKN from the coding sequence ATGAATAAGCTAAAAATAGTTTTATCAATGTATCTAGCCATGTTGATTGCCCCAGTCTTGGGGCATCAACAAAAAGAAAGCTACACTCGAGTCGTTATGAACGAGCGAACTCAATCGCTCGAAGTTATGCATCGATTCTATTTGCACGATGCAGAGCATGCGCTAGCCACCATTCTTGATCGTAAAATTGACCTTTCAACAGAACCGCAATCTCAGCAACAATTTTCTGACTATGTTGCCAAACGTTTTTCTCTGAAAGATGGTTCTGGTAGAGCGATAACCTTGCAGTATGTTGGCTTTGAAGTTGAAGGAAAGTATTTATGGATTTACCAAGAAGCCAGTGTGCCTGAGAATTTGTCGGCTTTCAGTGTGCGAGCGAAAAGCCTTCAAGAGGTATGGCCGAAACAAGTTAATCATATCAATTTTGAAATCGATGAAAACGTTCATTCCGTAAGAATGTCAGCGCAAGATGAGTGGCAAACTGTATATTTAAAACCAAAAAATTAG
- a CDS encoding M1 family metallopeptidase, giving the protein MPKAQPFGSATLFAVGALLLSTAIASSAAVVQSKGDFVDKFRQLDEILPTPNDYRNAAGAPGKSYWQQQVDYQIEVTLDEKKRRLSASQLITYTNRSPDTLRYLWVQLEQNRFKSDSLAELTEEFGGLGRRGPTNALPSGNSPAKISLGELRRQQFMDDVELGYQTLTVQNPQGEPLSFTVVGEQMRIDLPQPLAPQQSTQVQINFAFNILEEDAVGARSGYEHFPDDARKGGNDIFLLAQWFPRVAAYSDYEAWHNKAFLGRGEFTLEFGNYDVKMTVPADHLVAATGVLENPQEVLSTRQIERLERAKNAKRPVFIVTPEEALENEKASESATKTWQFKAENVRDFAWASSRKFIWDAKGYHQGGDVQPLVMAMSFYPKEGGELWEKYSTESVIHTMEVYSRYTFDYPYPTSLSVNGPVGGMEYPMITFNGPRTIWHEDGTRTYTLAEKRFLIGVVIHEVGHNYFPMIVNSDERQWTWMDEGLNSFLDGVAGREWDPNIPWGVEPRDVVDYMKSNVQVPVMTQSDSVLKLGPNAYTKPAVALNILREVILGRELFDFAFQEYANRWKNKRPTPSDFFRTMEEASGVDLDWFWHGWFYTTDHVDISIDKVFKLQLDTKNPDIDFERRRQEEKDKPSSLFVERNRAEGKKTWVERNTDVRDFHDDNDRFTVTNEDRNEYQKFLAELEPWERQVFERAIKEDKNYYVFNFSNVGGLVMPILLQLNYADGTEEMRYIPAEIWRRSPHQVSKLIVTNKGKELESVVVDPGWETADVDIENNHYPRRIIPSRIETFKSKKREGWEHKDIMHDIKQPLKKPEQKIKKK; this is encoded by the coding sequence ATGCCTAAAGCACAGCCTTTTGGTTCTGCAACTTTGTTCGCCGTTGGCGCGCTTCTACTAAGTACCGCCATTGCGAGCTCGGCTGCTGTCGTTCAGTCGAAAGGAGATTTTGTCGATAAGTTCCGCCAACTCGATGAGATTTTACCGACCCCAAATGACTATCGAAACGCAGCGGGAGCGCCGGGTAAGAGTTATTGGCAACAGCAAGTTGACTATCAAATTGAAGTAACGCTAGATGAAAAAAAGCGTCGACTGAGTGCGAGTCAATTAATCACCTACACTAATCGCTCGCCAGATACTCTGCGGTATTTATGGGTGCAGCTAGAACAAAATCGTTTTAAGTCGGACTCTTTGGCGGAGCTGACAGAAGAGTTTGGTGGTTTGGGGCGGCGCGGTCCTACCAATGCATTACCTTCTGGTAACTCACCTGCGAAAATCAGTCTTGGTGAACTTCGGCGTCAACAGTTTATGGACGATGTTGAATTGGGTTATCAGACTCTGACGGTGCAAAACCCTCAAGGCGAACCTCTATCATTCACGGTTGTCGGTGAACAAATGCGGATTGATTTACCACAACCTTTGGCTCCGCAACAAAGTACCCAAGTGCAGATAAATTTTGCATTTAATATTTTAGAAGAAGATGCAGTAGGTGCACGCTCCGGCTATGAGCATTTTCCTGATGATGCACGCAAAGGTGGCAATGACATCTTCTTATTGGCTCAATGGTTCCCTAGAGTCGCGGCCTATTCTGATTATGAAGCATGGCATAACAAAGCATTTTTAGGCCGGGGTGAGTTTACCTTGGAGTTTGGTAACTACGATGTAAAAATGACCGTGCCTGCTGATCATTTAGTTGCCGCAACCGGAGTTCTTGAAAATCCTCAAGAGGTGCTCTCTACACGTCAAATCGAGCGCTTAGAGCGCGCCAAAAATGCGAAACGACCAGTATTTATCGTAACTCCTGAAGAAGCCTTAGAAAACGAAAAAGCATCAGAGTCTGCGACCAAAACTTGGCAGTTTAAAGCCGAGAATGTCAGAGACTTTGCTTGGGCGAGCTCGCGAAAATTTATTTGGGATGCTAAGGGATATCATCAAGGTGGCGATGTGCAGCCTTTGGTAATGGCGATGTCGTTTTATCCTAAAGAAGGAGGAGAGCTTTGGGAGAAATACTCGACGGAATCGGTTATTCACACCATGGAAGTTTATTCTCGTTATACCTTTGATTATCCGTATCCTACTTCGTTGAGCGTCAATGGTCCGGTCGGTGGTATGGAATATCCGATGATCACCTTTAATGGGCCACGAACCATTTGGCATGAAGATGGAACTCGGACTTATACCTTAGCAGAGAAGCGCTTCTTGATTGGCGTGGTGATACATGAAGTCGGGCACAATTACTTTCCAATGATCGTTAATTCAGATGAACGACAGTGGACTTGGATGGATGAAGGCTTAAACAGCTTTTTGGACGGTGTGGCTGGCCGTGAATGGGATCCAAACATTCCTTGGGGCGTTGAACCAAGAGATGTTGTTGACTACATGAAGTCTAATGTTCAAGTTCCAGTCATGACTCAGTCAGACAGTGTTTTGAAGCTAGGTCCGAATGCCTATACCAAACCCGCTGTCGCTTTAAACATTTTACGAGAAGTGATTTTAGGTCGAGAGTTATTCGATTTTGCTTTTCAAGAGTACGCTAATCGATGGAAAAACAAACGTCCAACACCGTCTGATTTTTTCCGCACTATGGAAGAAGCATCGGGTGTTGATCTAGATTGGTTCTGGCATGGCTGGTTTTACACGACCGATCATGTCGACATATCGATTGATAAAGTGTTTAAGTTGCAATTAGACACTAAGAACCCTGATATTGACTTTGAGCGCAGACGACAAGAAGAAAAGGACAAGCCATCTTCTTTGTTTGTCGAGCGCAATCGTGCGGAAGGCAAAAAAACTTGGGTAGAGAGAAATACGGACGTTCGAGATTTTCATGATGACAATGATCGCTTTACCGTCACTAATGAAGACCGCAATGAATATCAAAAGTTTCTAGCTGAGTTAGAACCTTGGGAGAGACAAGTATTTGAGCGAGCAATTAAAGAAGATAAGAACTATTATGTATTTAATTTCTCAAACGTGGGCGGATTGGTTATGCCTATTCTGCTGCAACTTAATTATGCCGACGGCACGGAAGAAATGCGCTACATTCCCGCTGAGATTTGGCGTCGCTCGCCTCATCAAGTCAGTAAGTTGATTGTTACTAACAAGGGGAAAGAGCTCGAGTCTGTGGTCGTGGATCCCGGTTGGGAAACGGCCGATGTGGATATCGAAAATAATCATTACCCACGTCGGATAATTCCGTCTCGAATTGAGACTTTTAAGTCTAAAAAGCGTGAGGGCTGGGAGCATAAAGATATTATGCATGACATTAAGCAGCCACTGAAAAAACCGGAACAAAAAATCAAGAAGAAATAG
- a CDS encoding DUF4124 domain-containing protein: MNGLVRWLLKAVVVVALVGITIIFLQRSGVLQSIDWSSLTSTSGSLETYYQWEDRSGRVRITTEPPPSGIPFHQFKGSPGMAESSADQAPAKSTAERSKPKIKVVSDRELKILEAMQKEDASSDCRWSLGKMINVKRQLLTGVEQKEQDELCDEFRAIKAQYAKLDCRVMAMHIIIQACE, translated from the coding sequence ATGAATGGGCTGGTTCGTTGGTTACTTAAAGCCGTGGTGGTGGTTGCTTTGGTCGGGATAACGATCATTTTCTTGCAGCGTAGCGGGGTTTTACAATCCATTGACTGGTCATCGCTTACCTCGACTTCAGGTTCGTTAGAGACCTATTATCAATGGGAGGATCGAAGTGGTCGAGTACGAATTACGACTGAGCCGCCCCCCTCTGGCATTCCTTTTCATCAGTTTAAAGGCTCGCCGGGAATGGCCGAGTCCTCGGCGGACCAAGCGCCTGCAAAATCGACCGCTGAACGATCGAAACCAAAAATAAAGGTTGTTTCTGACAGAGAGTTGAAAATTCTTGAGGCTATGCAAAAAGAAGATGCATCGTCGGATTGTCGTTGGTCGCTTGGGAAGATGATCAATGTAAAGCGTCAGCTATTAACTGGAGTTGAGCAAAAAGAACAAGATGAATTGTGTGATGAATTCCGAGCGATCAAAGCGCAGTACGCTAAACTTGACTGCCGAGTGATGGCCATGCACATCATTATTCAAGCTTGTGAATAA
- a CDS encoding DUF6316 family protein → MKTLDSLKNEHQYSIFYRSSRVYKTQDQWFFESAEGDAFGPFDSKDTTMRAVRIYKDVKQQGINLPFAKIQKVI, encoded by the coding sequence ATGAAAACATTGGATTCGCTAAAAAACGAACATCAATATTCCATTTTTTATCGCTCGAGTCGTGTCTACAAAACTCAAGACCAGTGGTTCTTTGAAAGTGCGGAAGGAGATGCGTTTGGTCCGTTCGACAGTAAAGACACCACCATGCGCGCGGTACGAATCTATAAGGATGTGAAGCAGCAGGGAATTAACTTGCCTTTTGCTAAGATTCAGAAGGTCATTTAA
- the metJ gene encoding met regulon transcriptional regulator MetJ, with amino-acid sequence MAERKGEGICPYAEHGKKSQEVKKITVSIPLKVLKILTDERTRRQVNNLRHATNSELLCEAFLHAYTGQPLPGDEDLSKSREETEYWLIENDKN; translated from the coding sequence ATGGCTGAGCGAAAAGGGGAAGGTATCTGTCCTTACGCTGAACACGGTAAGAAGAGTCAGGAAGTTAAGAAAATTACGGTTTCAATTCCTTTGAAAGTATTGAAAATTCTTACTGATGAGCGGACCCGGCGGCAAGTTAACAATCTGCGTCATGCGACCAACAGTGAGTTACTCTGCGAAGCATTTTTACACGCTTACACAGGCCAACCACTACCGGGCGACGAAGACTTGTCAAAGTCTCGAGAAGAAACCGAATATTGGTTAATTGAGAACGACAAGAACTAA
- the metX gene encoding homoserine O-succinyltransferase MetX, producing the protein MHSLESIAQGSQTRILRACCDLPSRFDLHHGGYIQDGRVAFTLYGQPEAPCVLVLGGISAGRDIAHQTDQFASGWWRYHLGEGNSIDLTKYCVLGIDYLGGNGESSAPERDSDQTRQAISTFDQANAIGVVLSHLGIERLAAAIGSSYGGMVTLALSCQSTITLGKALVISAADQPDPVSTALREIQRQIVLLGHHSAQPKQALKLARALAMITYRSADEFRQRFANDNAILEHGFHADVIDYLNNRGELFSQRFSAKAFYRLSQSIDLHRVELSQLSCPLTCVSVLEDKLIPHDSMQRMAAKANAELQTLQSIYGHDAFLKEQQSIAWIIKKFLTN; encoded by the coding sequence ATGCACTCTCTTGAATCTATTGCACAAGGCTCACAGACTCGCATTTTGCGGGCGTGCTGTGATCTACCCTCTAGATTCGACCTTCACCACGGCGGATATATTCAAGATGGACGGGTTGCCTTTACCCTATATGGACAGCCAGAAGCCCCATGTGTGTTGGTGCTCGGTGGAATATCGGCCGGCCGAGACATTGCCCACCAGACCGATCAGTTCGCCTCAGGATGGTGGAGATATCATCTTGGTGAAGGCAATAGCATCGATTTAACGAAGTACTGCGTGCTAGGAATTGACTACCTCGGTGGCAATGGTGAAAGCAGTGCGCCAGAGCGCGACTCCGACCAAACGCGTCAAGCCATTTCGACATTTGATCAGGCCAATGCCATTGGCGTTGTGTTGAGCCATCTAGGTATCGAGCGCTTAGCCGCCGCTATAGGAAGCTCTTACGGTGGCATGGTGACGCTGGCTCTTTCTTGTCAATCGACGATTACTTTAGGCAAAGCCTTAGTGATCAGTGCAGCCGATCAACCAGATCCTGTCAGTACCGCTCTGCGTGAAATTCAACGACAAATTGTTCTGCTCGGACACCACTCAGCTCAACCAAAACAAGCATTAAAACTGGCTAGAGCGTTAGCCATGATTACCTATCGCTCAGCCGATGAATTTAGACAACGATTTGCTAATGACAACGCCATTTTAGAACATGGCTTTCATGCCGATGTCATCGATTACTTAAATAACCGCGGCGAATTATTCAGCCAGCGCTTCAGCGCCAAAGCGTTTTACCGTCTTTCGCAATCCATCGATCTGCATCGAGTTGAGCTCTCGCAACTGAGTTGTCCTTTAACTTGTGTGTCCGTTCTCGAAGATAAACTGATTCCGCACGACTCAATGCAACGAATGGCCGCCAAGGCCAACGCAGAACTTCAAACTTTACAATCAATTTACGGTCACGATGCTTTTTTAAAAGAACAACAGAGCATTGCATGGATCATTAAAAAATTTTTAACGAATTAA
- the metB gene encoding cystathionine gamma-synthase, translated as MTLQHDRFASATIAVKAGIEADSAHGAVTPPLYLSSNYTFKDFAEPRQYDYSRSGNPTRDLLADAINELEGGAGAVITSTGMSAVFLITQLLQANDLVIAPHDCYGGTYRLFKSLSDKGQFRVLFVDQNDPIAINDALSHNPRLLWIETPSNPLLRIVDVETLVTQAHQHNCLVAVDNTFLTPVYQKPFELGADLVVHSTTKYINGHSDVVGGAAIARTPELAEKLRWWANCVGITASPFDSFLTLRGLRTLNARLKQHEINTQIILDYLVAHPQVSNVYHPSLPTHPGHEIAKKQQKGFGIMLSFELQGGESEVRAFVSVLQQFSLAESLGGVESLVCHPATMTHAAMDPAARETAGIGNTLLRLSIGIEDSDDLLNDLKRGFFAASQCRVNQKVG; from the coding sequence ATGACTTTACAACACGACCGATTTGCCAGCGCTACCATCGCTGTAAAAGCAGGCATAGAAGCAGACTCAGCCCACGGTGCTGTGACACCACCATTGTACTTATCCAGTAACTACACATTTAAAGATTTTGCGGAGCCACGTCAATATGACTATTCACGTTCCGGAAATCCAACTCGTGATTTACTGGCAGATGCCATTAATGAACTAGAAGGGGGTGCGGGAGCGGTCATCACTTCAACGGGAATGTCGGCGGTTTTTTTGATCACTCAATTATTGCAAGCAAATGATTTAGTGATTGCTCCTCATGATTGCTACGGCGGTACTTATCGACTGTTCAAAAGCTTATCTGATAAAGGACAATTTCGCGTATTATTTGTCGATCAAAATGACCCCATAGCGATTAATGATGCGCTTTCACACAATCCGCGCTTACTTTGGATTGAAACACCCAGTAATCCGCTACTACGCATTGTTGACGTCGAGACTTTAGTCACCCAAGCTCATCAACACAATTGCTTGGTTGCCGTCGACAATACGTTTTTAACTCCAGTGTATCAAAAACCTTTTGAACTGGGTGCTGACTTAGTTGTGCATTCAACCACTAAATACATCAATGGCCACAGTGATGTTGTCGGTGGAGCCGCCATTGCTAGAACCCCTGAGCTTGCTGAAAAGTTACGCTGGTGGGCAAACTGCGTTGGGATTACCGCGAGTCCTTTCGATAGCTTTTTAACCCTTCGCGGATTACGAACGCTCAATGCGCGCCTAAAGCAACATGAAATCAATACTCAAATCATTCTTGATTATTTAGTGGCGCATCCTCAAGTGAGTAACGTTTATCATCCTTCGTTACCCACTCATCCTGGTCATGAGATTGCTAAGAAACAACAAAAAGGCTTTGGCATTATGCTCAGTTTTGAGCTGCAAGGCGGTGAAAGCGAAGTTCGAGCGTTCGTTAGCGTGTTGCAACAATTCTCGCTTGCCGAATCACTCGGTGGTGTTGAATCGCTAGTTTGTCACCCTGCAACCATGACTCACGCAGCCATGGATCCGGCCGCTCGTGAAACGGCTGGCATTGGTAACACATTGCTACGGCTTTCCATTGGAATTGAAGACAGTGACGATTTGCTCAATGATCTTAAACGAGGCTTTTTTGCAGCGTCTCAATGTCGCGTGAATCAAAAGGTAGGGTGA
- the metL gene encoding bifunctional aspartate kinase/homoserine dehydrogenase II, which yields MGSSVLKKQQIRFKQLDLPHSIYKFGGSSLANARGFRKAARIISQQLKPNDLVVVSASGNTTDWLIACCEQNNEQFDFLQKIRYHHRAIINDCFIADQRQKLLDTLEQHLNWIERHLAYSNQGSFKNDIIAFGELWSALILSYLLEHIGVPASWIDARRCLKVLNINEQISIDFEQSKKYLEEHLKSRQQRITVVTGYIASDGDNKTCLLGRNGSDYSATLLANLTTAKEVKIWTDVAGIYNFDPNLSSQAKPIEKLNLSLTKTLALLGSPVLHQKTLEPICNSKIQLSIGSTFSPDLPGSKICINDGFNANSVVTHRNGLIEFCFTLKSDIDLHRLNKQLIIQQNLNNEFSLLLKHGQRSLRLLVEENNVKQWQQTIQAIAQSTAENQSTSTFIFEQKRVSTLALARECSSNYEYHRHFFKTFIRERKLDAQLLDLEHACVAILPQPEIDDLAIQCFDAWTQYTETIAVFLLGIGNVGATWLKQVESRQGHSFQVVLKSNSKTLFLLDSQQSFDTIDNSSEQLVELIRNAPFKNKVVIDATASSSITQSYSRFFELGIHLISANKEAASSKQELLDSLHACAQDHHCWWLQNATVGAGLPINYAINDLLSCGDSVTSIRGVFSGTLSWLLQTYDGTRALSELIQEAKALGYAEPDPRVDLSGHDVLRKLMILIRLTGQQIDQSDVTITPLLDASLFELSEADFWQQKEDFDRDFNRRWQKAKNEGRRLVYQAEYSLDKGASCGLVEVSESDPLAQISPCDNVFVIQTSWYQDNPLIIRGPGAGREVTAAAVQSDLNHIVSRINAVSQK from the coding sequence ATGGGCAGCTCCGTTCTTAAAAAACAGCAAATACGATTTAAACAACTCGATTTGCCTCACTCCATATATAAATTTGGCGGTAGCTCTTTAGCCAACGCGCGCGGTTTTCGAAAAGCCGCGCGAATTATTTCACAACAACTTAAACCGAATGATCTGGTTGTCGTTTCGGCCTCAGGAAATACCACCGACTGGCTCATTGCTTGTTGCGAGCAAAATAATGAGCAGTTCGATTTCTTACAGAAAATCAGATACCACCATCGTGCAATTATCAATGATTGCTTTATTGCTGACCAACGACAAAAACTCCTCGACACTTTAGAGCAACATCTTAATTGGATAGAACGTCATTTAGCCTATTCCAATCAAGGGAGTTTTAAAAACGATATCATAGCCTTCGGAGAACTTTGGTCTGCACTTATTCTATCTTATCTGCTTGAGCATATTGGTGTGCCCGCTAGCTGGATAGACGCGCGGCGTTGTCTTAAAGTTCTGAATATCAATGAACAAATAAGCATCGATTTTGAACAATCCAAAAAGTATTTAGAAGAACACCTAAAATCACGTCAACAACGAATCACGGTTGTAACTGGTTATATTGCTAGTGATGGTGATAATAAAACATGTTTATTAGGGCGAAATGGTAGTGATTACAGCGCAACCTTATTAGCTAATCTAACCACCGCGAAAGAAGTAAAAATATGGACGGATGTCGCTGGAATCTATAATTTTGATCCTAATTTAAGTAGCCAAGCCAAACCCATTGAGAAATTAAATCTTAGTCTAACCAAAACTCTGGCTCTGCTCGGCTCACCGGTTCTGCATCAAAAAACGCTTGAGCCCATCTGCAACTCTAAAATCCAGCTCTCGATTGGCTCTACCTTTAGCCCTGATCTTCCAGGTTCTAAAATTTGCATCAATGACGGCTTTAACGCAAACAGTGTGGTCACTCATCGCAATGGATTAATCGAATTCTGTTTCACTTTGAAATCAGATATCGACCTTCATCGATTAAACAAACAGTTAATCATTCAACAAAATCTTAACAATGAATTTTCATTATTACTCAAGCATGGGCAGCGCTCGCTTCGCCTGCTTGTAGAAGAAAACAATGTTAAGCAATGGCAGCAAACAATCCAAGCAATTGCACAGAGCACGGCAGAAAATCAGAGTACTTCAACGTTCATATTCGAACAGAAAAGAGTATCCACATTAGCGCTAGCTCGAGAGTGCTCTAGTAACTATGAGTATCATCGGCATTTTTTCAAAACCTTCATTCGAGAGAGAAAACTTGACGCGCAATTACTTGATTTAGAGCATGCTTGCGTCGCCATTCTCCCTCAACCAGAGATCGATGATCTTGCAATACAATGTTTCGATGCTTGGACACAATACACTGAGACGATTGCTGTGTTCTTATTGGGCATTGGTAATGTTGGAGCAACCTGGTTAAAGCAAGTAGAGAGTCGGCAAGGCCACTCGTTTCAAGTTGTTCTAAAATCAAATTCAAAAACTCTTTTTCTACTCGACTCACAGCAATCGTTTGACACTATTGATAACTCTTCGGAGCAACTCGTTGAGCTAATTAGAAACGCGCCTTTCAAGAATAAGGTTGTTATTGACGCGACGGCTAGCAGTAGCATTACTCAATCTTATTCGCGATTTTTCGAACTGGGCATCCACTTGATTTCAGCGAATAAAGAAGCCGCTTCATCAAAACAAGAGTTACTTGATTCATTACACGCATGTGCTCAAGACCATCATTGCTGGTGGCTGCAAAACGCAACCGTTGGTGCAGGCTTGCCGATTAACTATGCCATTAACGATTTATTAAGTTGTGGTGACTCAGTAACATCGATTAGAGGGGTGTTTTCAGGAACACTCTCTTGGTTGTTGCAAACTTACGATGGAACACGAGCTTTATCGGAATTAATTCAAGAAGCTAAGGCTCTGGGTTATGCTGAACCTGATCCTCGTGTTGACTTGTCTGGCCATGATGTCTTAAGAAAATTAATGATTCTAATTCGACTGACCGGACAACAAATTGATCAATCGGATGTCACTATTACTCCTCTTTTGGATGCCAGTTTATTCGAGTTATCTGAGGCAGACTTCTGGCAACAGAAAGAAGACTTCGATCGTGACTTTAATCGACGATGGCAAAAAGCCAAGAATGAAGGTCGGCGCTTGGTCTACCAGGCAGAGTATTCACTAGACAAAGGCGCAAGCTGTGGCCTAGTCGAAGTATCCGAAAGTGACCCACTCGCACAAATTAGCCCGTGTGATAATGTATTTGTTATCCAAACATCCTGGTATCAAGATAATCCTCTCATTATTCGAGGACCTGGAGCAGGAAGAGAAGTGACTGCTGCGGCGGTTCAGTCTGATTTAAATCATATTGTTTCAAGAATTAATGCCGTTTCTCAAAAATAA
- a CDS encoding PilT/PilU family type 4a pilus ATPase codes for MEFLDFLKILATKDGSDLYLSTGAPPCAKFQGVLKPLERDPLTQARIKEIAYQVMSEDQQKDFEQQLEMNLAISEKGVGRFRVNIFKQRNDIALVIRNIKTDIPNYKNLGLPDVLTKVIMEKRGLILFVGGTGSGKSTSLAALIDYRNSNAKEGGHIITIEDPVEFVHRHKRCIVNQREVGVDTLSFHEALKNTLRQAPDVILIGEIRDRETMEHALAFAETGHLAISTLHANNANQALDRIINFFPEERRNQLLNDLSLNLKAFVSQRLVPTIDGKRCAAIEILLGSPTVQELVKRGEVHEIKEIMEKSLNLGMQTFDRALFRLWEDEKISLDEALKNADSPNNLRLMIKLAGKENGATKPVVPSAQPAKENSEPETEAPQAQPSQAQSSMATSSGLTLELEATEDSEEAPKGRATFTIDEGSPEEESKD; via the coding sequence ATGGAATTTTTGGATTTTTTAAAAATATTAGCCACCAAAGATGGCTCTGACCTATACCTCAGCACGGGAGCTCCTCCCTGTGCGAAATTTCAAGGGGTGCTAAAGCCTTTAGAGCGAGATCCATTAACACAAGCTCGTATTAAGGAAATAGCCTATCAAGTAATGTCGGAAGATCAGCAAAAAGATTTTGAACAACAGCTAGAAATGAACCTTGCTATTTCTGAAAAAGGCGTCGGTCGTTTTCGAGTCAATATTTTTAAACAAAGAAATGATATTGCGCTTGTTATACGTAATATAAAAACCGATATTCCGAACTACAAAAATTTAGGACTGCCTGACGTTCTCACCAAAGTTATTATGGAAAAACGTGGGCTCATTTTGTTTGTTGGTGGCACCGGATCCGGTAAATCAACTTCTTTAGCGGCCTTGATTGATTATCGAAATAGCAATGCAAAAGAAGGCGGTCATATTATTACGATTGAGGATCCGGTCGAGTTTGTTCATCGCCACAAGCGTTGCATTGTTAATCAACGTGAAGTGGGGGTAGATACGTTAAGCTTTCACGAAGCGTTAAAAAACACCTTGCGTCAAGCCCCCGATGTTATCTTGATTGGTGAAATTCGTGACCGAGAAACGATGGAGCATGCACTGGCATTTGCAGAAACAGGTCATCTTGCTATATCAACTTTACATGCCAATAATGCCAATCAGGCGCTCGATAGAATTATTAACTTTTTTCCTGAAGAACGACGCAATCAATTACTGAATGACTTGTCTTTAAATTTAAAAGCGTTTGTTTCGCAGCGATTAGTTCCGACCATCGATGGAAAACGATGCGCTGCGATTGAAATTTTATTAGGTAGCCCTACCGTGCAAGAACTCGTGAAACGCGGAGAAGTTCATGAGATTAAAGAAATTATGGAGAAATCGCTAAATTTAGGCATGCAAACGTTTGACCGAGCTTTATTTAGACTTTGGGAAGATGAAAAAATATCGCTGGATGAAGCATTAAAAAATGCTGATTCGCCGAACAATCTTCGGTTGATGATTAAACTAGCAGGAAAAGAAAACGGTGCAACGAAACCTGTGGTTCCATCGGCACAACCTGCGAAAGAAAATAGTGAACCTGAAACAGAAGCACCCCAAGCTCAGCCGTCTCAAGCACAATCGTCCATGGCAACGTCATCTGGCTTAACTCTTGAACTCGAGGCTACCGAAGATTCAGAAGAAGCACCCAAAGGACGAGCGACCTTTACCATTGATGAAGGGTCTCCAGAGGAAGAGAGCAAAGATTAA